In a single window of the Euzebyales bacterium genome:
- a CDS encoding DUF302 domain-containing protein, with protein MTDVQTDRYTIRARVDADVETAEQRVRDALQDEGFGVLTEIDVKATLRDKLDVDVAPYIILGACNPPLAHRALEVDAAIGSLLPCNVVVRTHPQGGSEIIAADPNAMLALADNADIAPIAGEAAQRIQRAVHAAADR; from the coding sequence GTGACCGATGTGCAGACCGACCGGTACACCATCCGCGCCCGCGTCGATGCGGATGTCGAGACGGCCGAGCAGCGGGTCCGTGACGCACTGCAGGATGAAGGCTTCGGTGTGCTCACCGAGATCGACGTCAAGGCGACGCTGCGCGACAAGCTCGACGTCGACGTGGCCCCGTACATCATCCTCGGTGCGTGCAACCCCCCGTTGGCGCACCGGGCACTCGAGGTCGACGCGGCGATCGGCAGCCTGCTGCCGTGCAACGTCGTGGTCCGCACCCACCCGCAGGGCGGCAGCGAGATCATCGCCGCCGACCCCAACGCCATGCTCGCGCTGGCCGACAACGCCGACATCGCGCCCATCGCCGGCGAGGCCGCGCAACGCATCCAGCGCGCGGTACACGCGGCCGCGGACCGATGA